The Candidatus Tumulicola sp. genomic sequence CAAGATCCAGGCTGCATCCGCGCGAGGCGGCAATGCCCGCTGCACCATGTGCAGATGGCGTCGCAGGTTTGCGCGCGCCGTCTCCTCGGCGTCGTCCGGCCAAAGCGCAAACGCTGCGGCGTCGCGCGAAAGCGGCGCCTGGCGGTGAAGCAGCAAGTAAGCCAGCAGCGGCAGCGCTTTTGGCGGCCCCGCGAACGGAAACGGAGCGCCGACCAACTCGAAGTGCGGCGTGCCGAAAAAGTGGATGCGAAAACCGTTTGCGTCCGCGCGAATCAAAGATGCCCCCGAGGGTCAAAAGTTCGTTCAACGGACCTAAAGGTCCGTTGTGAAGGTCCGGTTCCATATCGGGTCTAAGGGCGGGCCCGGATGATCGTCGTCAAGCCCACCAAGTTCGCCGACGCCCACCTCTTCGTGCCTGATGTTTTCAGCGACGCGCGCGGCTATTTCAAAGAGACGTATGCGCGGCGAAAGTACGAAGAGCTCGGGATCGCTGATGAATGGGTGCAAGATGCCGTGTCTCGCTCGCGTAAGAACGTCTTGCGAGGCATGCACTACGACATGCGGATGGCGAAACTGGCCCAGGTCCTGGTCGGCCGCGCATACGACGTCATCGTAGACGTGCGCGAAGGTTCGCCCACCTACAAACAGTGGCAAGGCTTTGATCTCAGCGGCGACAATCACATGCAGGTCTACGTGCCCAAGGGCTTCGCACACGGTTTCTTGGCCCTGTCCGATGAGGTCATCTTCCATTATAAGATGAGCGCGCATTTCGACCCGCAACACGAGCGCGTGCTCAGCTGGAAAGACCCGTCAGTGGGGATCGAATGGCCGATTGAAGGCGAGCCGCTCTTGTCGCCAAAAGATGCCGCGGCCTG encodes the following:
- the rfbC gene encoding dTDP-4-dehydrorhamnose 3,5-epimerase encodes the protein MIVVKPTKFADAHLFVPDVFSDARGYFKETYARRKYEELGIADEWVQDAVSRSRKNVLRGMHYDMRMAKLAQVLVGRAYDVIVDVREGSPTYKQWQGFDLSGDNHMQVYVPKGFAHGFLALSDEVIFHYKMSAHFDPQHERVLSWKDPSVGIEWPIEGEPLLSPKDAAA